A single window of Candidatus Methanoperedens sp. DNA harbors:
- the lysA gene encoding diaminopimelate decarboxylase: MFTMENHLEIRNNHLIIGRADTTELAERYGTPLYVTNESRVIENFSSYKKAFPHADIYYAAKANGSFAILRILAKQGAGADVFSYGELYMALLAGIPREKILFNGNSKTDFELQKAVEIGVKVSVDSRDELHTLSQIAQKAKKEVEIAFRVNPDVSPKTHPKISTGLRTSKFGIPSGEVVDIYREASELPGISPCGMHCHIGSQILDTAPFREAMHKMMDLVEKVTALGIDLSFVDMGSGLGIPYKKDERAPTPQDHADAILPVFEERTGALGISPKLILEPGRYIVGDTTILLTRVNTVKKAAKNFVGVDAGFNLLIRPSMYESYHYAVVANKAASPPGDTYTIAGPICETGDILAHDRELPHIEKGDLIALLDSGAYGFSMSSQYNGRPRCAEILVKDGEADVIREREDVEELMAKQRLPARLL; this comes from the coding sequence ATGTTCACAATGGAAAATCATCTTGAAATCCGAAACAATCATCTTATCATCGGCAGGGCTGATACCACAGAACTTGCAGAACGATACGGCACACCGCTTTATGTCACCAATGAGTCACGCGTCATTGAGAATTTCTCTTCGTATAAGAAAGCATTTCCGCATGCAGACATATATTATGCTGCCAAAGCCAATGGGAGTTTTGCGATCTTAAGGATACTGGCAAAACAGGGAGCCGGCGCAGATGTCTTTAGCTACGGCGAACTCTATATGGCGCTTCTTGCCGGAATTCCGAGGGAGAAAATCCTCTTTAACGGCAATTCAAAGACAGACTTTGAGCTTCAAAAGGCAGTGGAGATAGGCGTAAAGGTATCCGTGGATTCAAGGGATGAACTGCATACCTTATCTCAAATCGCACAAAAAGCGAAGAAGGAAGTGGAGATTGCATTTCGCGTGAATCCTGATGTCTCACCAAAGACGCATCCCAAAATCTCAACCGGACTTCGGACTTCCAAATTTGGAATACCATCAGGGGAGGTCGTGGACATCTATCGAGAAGCCTCAGAACTTCCGGGAATCTCTCCATGCGGTATGCACTGCCATATCGGTTCGCAGATACTGGATACTGCGCCTTTTCGAGAAGCGATGCACAAAATGATGGACCTCGTGGAAAAAGTGACCGCACTTGGGATCGACCTCAGTTTCGTTGATATGGGCTCTGGTCTTGGCATACCATATAAGAAGGATGAACGTGCGCCTACGCCGCAGGACCATGCTGATGCTATTCTCCCCGTATTCGAGGAAAGAACAGGCGCACTGGGAATCTCCCCGAAACTCATCCTTGAGCCCGGGCGCTATATAGTGGGCGACACCACTATCCTTTTAACCCGCGTTAATACAGTGAAGAAGGCGGCAAAGAATTTTGTGGGGGTGGATGCAGGTTTTAATCTCTTAATCCGACCTTCGATGTATGAATCCTACCATTATGCTGTCGTGGCAAATAAGGCAGCCTCGCCTCCCGGGGATACATACACCATCGCTGGACCGATATGCGAAACAGGGGATATTCTTGCCCATGACAGGGAACTTCCGCATATTGAAAAGGGGGATCTGATAGCCCTTCTGGACTCTGGTGCATACGGGTTCAGCATGAGCAGCCAGTATAATGGAAGACCAAGGTGCGCCGAGATACTTGTGAAGGACGGGGAAGCCGATGTCATAAGGGAGAGGGAGGATGTTGAGGAGCTGATGGCTAAGCAGAGGCTTCCTGCGAGGTTACTTTGA